The proteins below come from a single Chitinophaga pinensis DSM 2588 genomic window:
- a CDS encoding NAD(P)H-binding protein encodes MKIVVTGSLGNISKPLTKELIQQGHQVTVISSNTDRQQEIETLGAVAAIGSLEDAGFLSTAFAGADAVYAMVPPNFAAEDQIAYYSRIADSYATAIRNAGVKRVVHLSSYGAHRSQGTGFILGSHHSEQILSQLSDVAITFLRPTFFFYNLYGFVDMIKHQGFMGSNYGGEDKLLMVYPTDIAHAAAEELTSIGGGVNVRYVVSDERGCNEVARVLGAAIGKPDLQWQLFTKEQAKAGMERAGLPPHVVDNLADLNESTHNGALREDFDKHPPAVWGKVKLEDFVKELAAAF; translated from the coding sequence ATGAAAATTGTAGTAACAGGATCGCTGGGTAATATCAGCAAACCACTGACCAAGGAATTAATACAGCAAGGACATCAGGTGACGGTGATCAGCAGTAATACAGACAGGCAGCAGGAAATTGAAACACTGGGTGCTGTGGCTGCTATCGGATCACTGGAAGATGCCGGCTTTCTGAGTACTGCATTCGCCGGTGCAGATGCGGTATATGCGATGGTACCGCCTAATTTTGCGGCGGAAGACCAGATCGCTTATTACAGCCGTATTGCGGATAGTTATGCCACCGCGATCCGTAACGCAGGTGTGAAACGTGTGGTACACCTGAGCAGTTATGGCGCACACCGGAGTCAGGGAACCGGCTTTATTCTCGGCTCGCATCATTCCGAGCAGATACTAAGTCAGTTATCAGATGTAGCGATCACATTTTTACGGCCTACTTTCTTCTTTTACAACCTGTATGGGTTTGTGGATATGATCAAACATCAGGGTTTTATGGGATCGAATTATGGCGGAGAAGATAAGCTATTGATGGTCTATCCAACTGATATTGCCCATGCGGCAGCAGAGGAACTAACCAGTATAGGTGGTGGAGTAAACGTGCGTTATGTGGTGAGTGATGAACGTGGTTGTAATGAGGTGGCCCGCGTACTGGGCGCTGCTATCGGAAAACCGGATCTGCAATGGCAACTTTTTACGAAGGAGCAGGCAAAAGCAGGTATGGAAAGAGCCGGTCTTCCACCGCATGTGGTCGATAATCTGGCAGATCTTAACGAGAGCACACATAACGGTGCTTTACGGGAAGATTTTGACAAACATCCGCCGGCTGTATGGGGTAAGGTGAAACTGGAGGATTTTGTAAAAGAACTGGCTGCTGCCTTCTAA
- a CDS encoding helix-turn-helix domain-containing protein: MKQVRHQRIKTITEYHQFMGIPKPDHPLISVIDFTLIKHLPGDQPVSLLLDFYSIALKKNFNARMKYGQQEYDFDEGLMTFTAPGQVIRIEREDEEELKHSGRLLLIHPDFLWNTALANKIAQYEYFGYAVNEALHLSEKEEGTVMGIMQQIAQEYCSNIDKFSQDVIIAQVELLLVYAERYYHRQFLTRKISNHKILDRLESLLNEYFAGQAIQQAGLPTVQYVADTLHVSPNYLSGLLKMLTGQSTQQHIHDKLIEKAKEKLSTTELSVSEIAYELGFEHSQSFSKLFKSKTNLSPLEFRHSFN; this comes from the coding sequence ATGAAACAGGTAAGACATCAGCGCATAAAGACAATTACGGAATATCATCAGTTCATGGGTATTCCCAAACCTGATCATCCCCTGATCAGTGTAATTGATTTTACCCTGATCAAACATTTACCGGGAGATCAGCCTGTCAGTCTGTTGCTGGATTTTTACTCCATCGCCCTGAAAAAGAATTTCAATGCCAGGATGAAGTATGGGCAGCAGGAATATGATTTTGATGAAGGGCTGATGACCTTTACCGCTCCTGGTCAGGTGATACGGATCGAGCGGGAAGACGAGGAGGAGCTGAAGCATTCCGGCAGGTTACTGCTGATCCATCCGGATTTTCTATGGAATACGGCGCTGGCCAATAAGATCGCGCAGTATGAGTACTTCGGTTATGCGGTGAATGAGGCGCTGCATTTGTCTGAAAAGGAAGAGGGGACTGTGATGGGGATCATGCAGCAGATAGCGCAGGAATACTGCTCTAATATCGATAAATTCAGCCAGGATGTCATTATTGCCCAGGTAGAACTGCTGCTGGTATATGCGGAGCGGTATTATCATCGTCAATTCCTTACACGGAAGATCAGCAACCATAAGATACTGGACCGCCTGGAAAGTCTGCTGAACGAATATTTTGCCGGTCAGGCGATACAACAGGCAGGACTGCCCACTGTGCAGTATGTAGCCGATACCCTGCATGTTTCTCCCAATTACCTGAGCGGTTTGCTGAAGATGCTGACAGGACAGAGTACGCAGCAACACATACACGATAAACTGATCGAGAAAGCAAAAGAAAAACTATCCACAACGGAGCTATCGGTCAGCGAAATAGCCTATGAACTGGGGTTTGAACATTCTCAGTCCTTCAGTAAATTATTCAAGAGTAAAACGAACCTTTCTCCCCTGGAATTCCGGCATTCTTTCAATTAG
- a CDS encoding lycopene cyclase domain-containing protein encodes MWYTYLTIDLASISVPFIFSFHPKLRFYKHWGALLPALFIPGLFFICWDCFFTAKGVWGFNPKYVSGVSVFNLPLEEVLFFLCIPYACLFSYHSIFTLWPKLRLPGILTRLISWGLIAVGLCIAYIYSEKSYTFLTLLLMSLFLFGVTILYKNQWVDRFYICYAFMLIPFLIVNGLLTGSWIQEPVVWYNAAEIAGPRLMTIPLEDIAYGLLLIGVEVALYEYLLAGKRESVTYSPLREGS; translated from the coding sequence ATGTGGTATACTTATCTCACGATAGATCTGGCGTCTATTTCCGTGCCTTTTATTTTCTCCTTTCATCCTAAGCTGAGATTTTATAAGCATTGGGGTGCGTTATTGCCTGCCCTGTTTATCCCTGGATTATTTTTTATCTGCTGGGATTGTTTTTTTACGGCCAAAGGTGTGTGGGGATTTAATCCTAAGTATGTATCAGGTGTATCTGTATTCAATCTGCCCTTGGAGGAAGTATTGTTTTTCCTGTGTATCCCTTATGCCTGTCTCTTTTCCTATCATAGTATTTTTACGCTCTGGCCGAAGTTGCGGTTGCCAGGTATACTGACCAGGCTTATTTCATGGGGACTGATAGCCGTGGGTTTGTGTATCGCATATATATACAGTGAAAAGAGTTATACTTTTCTCACCTTATTACTGATGTCCTTGTTCCTTTTTGGTGTGACCATCCTGTATAAGAACCAATGGGTGGACCGTTTCTATATATGTTACGCGTTCATGTTGATTCCGTTTCTGATAGTAAATGGTCTCCTGACCGGTTCCTGGATACAGGAACCGGTTGTCTGGTATAATGCTGCCGAGATTGCGGGTCCGAGACTGATGACCATTCCACTGGAAGACATTGCGTATGGCTTGCTATTGATAGGCGTAGAAGTGGCGCTGTATGAGTATTTGCTGGCAGGCAAGCGGGAGTCCGTTACATACAGTCCGCTCCGGGAAGGTAGCTGA